Genomic DNA from Solanum dulcamara chromosome 4, daSolDulc1.2, whole genome shotgun sequence:
ttatttatgaaaaactaatattatacatataaataattataaattttaagtatataattatcggtttggttcggttatttattcggttatttttttctataaccataaccaaaccaaatattatcggttattcaaatttaaaaccaaaccaaaccaaaccaaactgaatgtcggttttttaattcggtttggttaaattttcggtttggttttggttttaaccaaaactgtgaacagccctagCCGCATTAgcaaaattaggcgattttatcaTTATTCGTGTCTGTTAgtcaataaatattttggtcaaGTGGCTTCCAATAAGTTTTGTTTTGAAACCCATATGGGACCCTTTGTAAGTACCTGAGGGATCACTACATATAGCTTTGGCATGATCCACGGtgcatttatagcatttaggggtcgtaCAAGTAGAATAaggtaattttctcattttttttatgtgtgttaggatatgaatattttggtgaacgaGTTTCCGGCCAGTTTCTTTTCGAAACTAATATGGAACCTTCTGTATGTACTCTGGAATCAATGCGCTTAGCCTCTCCACGATCCACAGTGCATTCATAGTATTTAAGTGCAACACAAgcggaattaagcgattttttcattttttgtgtgtgttagcccatgaatattttggtgaactggctacCAGTCAATTTTTATCTGAAACCCATATGGGACCCAACATAAGTAATcggggatcagtacgtgtagcctcaacATGATCAACGGTGCATTAATAGCATTTAGAGTTTGCACAAACAAAATTAGATGATattctcatttttcgtatgtgttagctcatgaatattttgttgAACTAGCTTTCGATAAAAATTTAGCAAAATCCATAAGAGACCCTCTATAAGTATCCGGGGTATCAATACATGTAGCCTCGGCACAATCCACGGCGCATTCGTAGCATTTAGGGGgcgcacaagcgaaattaggcaattttctcatttttcatttgtgttagcccataaatattttggtgactTCGCTTTCGGCCAATTATTTTCTGAAACCCATATTGGAACCTACGTTAGTACCCAGGGGATCACTACATATATCCTCTACACGATTCAcagtgcattcatagcatttaggggctgtAAAagcagaattaggcgatttttttatttttcatatgtcttagcccattaatatttttgtgaacTGCTTTTGATCTTTTTTGGTAAAACCCATGTGAGATTCTCCGTAAGTTACCGAGGGATTCGTACGTGTAGCCATGGTACGATCCACGGTGCATTCATAGAATTTAGAgccgcacaagcagaattaggtgattttctcatttttcgtgtgtattcgCCCAtgatattttgttgaatttgCTTCCTGTCAACTTTATTTTCGAAACCCATATAGGACCCTTCGTAAGTACCCTGGGGATTATTAAGTGTATCCACAATACGATACACgacgcattcatagcatttagaggccGAACAAGCggaattaaatgattttctcattttttgtgtgtgttcaaccaagaatattttggtgaactgatttccattttttttgaaacccaTGCGGATCCCTCTGTAAGAAACTgagggatcagtacgtgtagcctaGCTACAATCCACAATGTATTCATATCATTTTGGTAGTCGCACAAGCGgagttaggcgattttctcatttttcgtgtgttagcacattaatattttggtaaacTGACTTCCGGTCAGTTGTGTTTCGAAACCCATATGAGACCCATCGTAAGTACTTAGGGGATAGTATATGTAGCCTCAGCACGATCCACGActtatttatagcatttaggggtcgcatAAGCaaaattaggagattttatcattttttgtgAACTGGTTTcacatcattttttttcaaatctatGTTGGACCATCTGTAAGTATTCGAGGAATCACTACATCTAGCTTAGCTACGATCCATgacacattcatagcatttttgAGTCGCACAAGAGGAATTAggttattttcttgtttttttgtaTATGTTAGCACAagaatatttggatgaactAGCGTCCGATCAGTTTTGTTTCAAAAACCATATGGGATCCTTCGTAAGTACCTGATGATCAATACGTGTAGTTTTGGTAAGATCCATagcgcattcatagcatttagggccgCACAAGTAGaattagatatattttttattttttcgtgtatattagcacgtgaatattttggtgaattagCTTCTATTTAGTTTTGTTTTGAAACACATATGGGACCATCCATAAGTACCTGGGGATCAGTATGTGTAGTCTGCACTATCCAtaatgcattcatagcatttaggagccCCACAagagaaattaggcgattttctcatttttcatgtatgttagtccatgaatattttggtgaactgactttcaaacaattttttccaaaatcCATATGGGAACCTTCGTAAATACCTAGGGGATCAGTACATGCAGGCTCGGCAAGATCCACGACGCATTCATAGCATTATAGGCCGCACAagtggaattaggtgattttttcaatttttgtgtgtgttagctcataaatattttggtgaactagcttccggtcaattttttttcaaaacccaTATGGACCCTACGTAAGTACCTGAGGATTAGTACGTATAGTTTGGGCATGATTCATGGCGCATTcgtagcatttaggggtcgcatAAGTGGAAtgaggcgattttctcatttttcgtaagtgttaattcatgaatattttggtgaactaccTTTCGGTTAATATTTTCCTGAAACCCATATGGGTTCCTCTATAAGTACCGGGGAGATCAGTACGTGTATCCTTGACACGAACTACAACGCATTCATAGAATTTAGGGGCTGCACAAgctgaattaggcaattttctcatttttcgagtgtgttagtctatgaatattttggtgaactagcttctaataaatattttccaaaatatagGACCCTTTGTAAGTACCCGGGAATCAGTATATGTAGCCTTGGTACAATTCATAGTGCATTCGTAGCATTTAGGGGCCtcacaagcgaaattaggcgattttctcatttgtcgtgtgtgttagctcattaatattttggtgaactaacttctagttaaatttttttcaaactCATATGGAACCCTCCGTAAGTAACCAGGGAATTATTACGTGtagcctcggcatgatccatggtgcattcatagcatttaggggtcaaaAAAGTGGAATaaagtgattttctcattttttatatGTGTTAGCACAGGAATATATTGGTGAATTGGATTCCGATCATTTTTGTTCTAAAATCCTATAGGACCCTCCTTAAGTACCCGGGGGATTAGTACGTATAGTCTCGGCATAATCCACGGtgcattcatagtatttaggggcCGCATAAGCGGAATTtgacgattttctcattttttgtgtgtgtgtgcccataaatattttggtgaactagcttCAGGTTAATTTTTTTCAGAAACCCATATTGGATCCGCCATAAGTCCTCAtgggatcagtacgtgtagtCTCGGCACGATCCACGACGCATTCATAGAATTTAGGGGCCACACAAgcggaattaagcgattttctcatttttcgcatgtgttagcccataaatattttggtgaacttgcTTCCGGataaaaaatttccaaaacccataggagaccctccgtaagtatctGGAGGATCAGTATGTGTAGCCTCGGCACGATCCATgacgtattcatagcatttaggggcggAACAAGCGGAATgaagcgattttctcatttttcgtgtggtAACGATACATGTAGGCACCCTTTGAATAGTCGACCTCTTTTTTTTCGACATTTCCGGGCCACGAAGGAATTCACAATTTGCAAGGTCCTTGATGTGTTATTGAATTTCGAAAAAAAAggggacaatttcaaatatatacaaaaaattaattagtttacaataaatatagtcatattttatttatataaaaaattagccaaaattatagaaaatatacagtgactgtactatacaatatagattattTATAAATGAGCAATACattgaatatacattatgatacactcaaaaattgaatatagcttgactatacatgaaatatacactgactatacatgcCTATACAGCGCATGACcatatttttgataattattttggcCGAATGGCCACCAAAAGTAATTTGCCAAAAAAGAAATTTACGATTTTCAAGGTTTTCAGCATGTTTTAGTACATGAATTTCTCGTAACTTTCTCAATTAACTACGTTGGGCCCAAACTTGGCCGGGCTGGGccaaaatttatgattttcaagctTCTCAGTGTGTTAAAAGTCAatgaatttttcatatttttagcACCCTCTACCTAAccctaaggggtcgtttggtgtgaggaataaaaataaatagtattaaaatataaaaatagtcTCAAGAAAAAAATCTGATGTCTTGTTTGATTGACAAGTTTGAAATAAGTTATCCCACCATTTATACCATGATGATGGATAAATTATCCCATATACAAAGTGCGATAACTTAATCCTAATCCTTATATAACTTGTTctcaaccaaacgacccctaaggtTGTGAGTTGACTCATCAAATGAGCAAAACGGGGGGAGCTTCTACGGAatggttaaaaataaaaataaatgctGAAATTTTCAGGTCCAATATGCTCTAAACTTCATCACTGTTCCATAGTTGCACTAAAAATCAGACAGTATGCTATACGTGGCTAAAATAACAATGTTCTAAATCACATTTAACACTTTGTACAAAGATCTCTACTGAAATCTTTCATGTTTGAATTATTCTCCATGATGAAAACCTCAATCTACAATACCAGAAAATCCAAATGTCCTAAATCACTTGACCAGCCAGCATATACAAAAGCTATCGTCGTGTATGTGTTTGATCGAATCTGCAGTGAGAAACATCAACAATGAGTCGTTACGTTGAACTACCATAAACCAAAACAAGCCAGAAAATTTTAGACAAGTAAATATTATTTCTAAAAGAAACATTCATCAATTGGCACAAAAACCACACCTACTTCATCCTATACTAAGTCCTCCTTCAACGAGACGTGAAACGATGAAGAAAGAAGATCATAATTCTCGTTGTATTGTTTCCAAGATGAAAACATTTGTGTTCCCGTATTAAATAGAACACTAAGATAAAAGCCAGTTGGAAAACCAAGCACATGAGTTCTCTAGAATGTATGCTATACTTCTCTTCATTTTGGGATGTGGAAAATATTTGACAATTGACATTATTACACTGTAATAAAACAACTTCAAGAGTTCAATTCACTTGCCTATCAAATTTTGTTATGATGCAAGGTTTTCTTTATCAAATGGCCTCCTCCTAAACATTTGCACAAAGTGTACCATTATTGATTCCAGAAAAAATTCTAGGACTTTTGAGATAACTAATTCCATATAGTATTGGTCTATCTCATGCCAATTAACACCTCCAATCATCATGTTGCACCTATGGACCGACTCATGTGACTAGCACCATAAAACAAAATTAACATCTTTATGTCCACTCAAAATCGTCGTACAAAATGGAACCAAAGAAGTACAATGATATGACCACGGGAGATTTCATGTCtaatgaatttttaattttttttataaaatggaaCAAGTACCTAAAAAACCAATCTCCAGTGAAACCATAGCATCTCAAGTTTTCTGATGCATTGCCAAGTAAAACCCCAAAAGTAAGTCCTACAACTCTAATGAATATTATAAGATGAAGAAAGTTACCTATACAAAATCAATCTCCACTGAAATTAGTGTATCTCAAGTTCTCTGATGGATTGGTTAACCTCTCAATGCCCCCTGAAAGTCAAAGACGTGATATTGGTTATCCAAAGAGAATAACAAAAAGCACAGAAGTTTTACCTTGGGAATATCCACCTACCATTTGAATCGAGCAAGTTGCCAGTATCTGTTGCTAGAAAGGGAGTCCTAGAGTAGCTCTCCAATATATCTGAACATGGTCAAAACGGATATAAAGTATAAATGATTAGCATCAATACCGGCTCATTTTAACACCTAAAACATTGGAAGTGGAAAAGCAAAGAATCCAGAGATGCTCAGTGAAATTACAGAGAAAATGGGGAGAGGATGACACATACCAGAACTATTAGTGAAATCAGCAGTCAAGTCTGAGAAACCAAAATTTTGAGGTATCTCCCCTAGAAATCCAAATGAAGAAGTGCCAGCATCCAGAAGAGGTTCATTAAGAGGTTGTGTGTTTGACTCCACACTACTATATGACGAAACAGATGCATCACCCATTGCAGAACGTGACTCCAAGTAACTGCCATGAGGACCAAAGGCAAACGGAGAATTTCCACCATAGGCAGGCTCTGTCTTAATAATCCTCCCATCCATTGTTTGTCTCATCCCCATGTTAGAGGGCTGGCCCAAAAACATATTAGGAGGAACATCAATTTTCCTGCTTTGAGAAGGAATATCAATTGCTGTTTGCATGCAAGAGAGAACAGATGAGCTGTTGTTACTGAATGCATTGGGTCTATCAGCATGTACAGGTTCATGCATGCCATTAGGCTTTGCAGCAGTTCCAACATTTTCGGCAGCACCACAAGTTGAATTTTGATGCACTGTAGTAAGGCAAGAAAACTTAACATTAACTAGAGACACCAATACAGCTTCTCAAATGCAGGTTCTAGCAAGAACACACATAACAAGCAAATAGAGGGCAGTGAAGATAAGGATAAGTCTAGACAAGAGCTTAGTGGCAGGCTCCAAACTGAAAACAGCGCTCGTCATACTTGTTGCAGATAAGATCAGACAAACCAAGATAAATTTCTTTGATAATGTaataaatttcatcaaaaagggacaagAACAAGAATTTCCCTTACACAAGAGGTAAACTAAACAGTAATGATATGGTTTTCTCCAAAAGGCACTCAAACTTCTATGCATGTGGGAACCTCATGGTTGTACCAAAGAAGTAAGGGATAAGAGGCTATTCCTTAAATGTAAAATCCTTCTCTACTCAATGAAAAATTCACTATTCTTCTCTCACCATAAGAGGAGCAACATCTCATGTTCTATGTCTTCTCTTCTGTCTTATACAGGTACAGCTAAATATTTTCAATATGTTACATTCTAAACGATTAGGTCCCAGCGAAATATCCATGCTCCTGGTGAATTAGGGCTACCACTTACCAGAAAAAGCTTATCAATAGACACAAGTCTAGAAAAAGGAATATGCCAGGAACTTTTCCTCCCAAGTCTATAAACCATAAACGATTTCTTTAAATAAATCTCCCCTCCATTAGAAAAAATCAATCTACACACACACCACATAATATCTACCTTAAAGGCTTAACATAACCAGCAACGTTCACTCCTACATTACCTACTTCACATCTTGGGAAAATCTGCTCACAGCACTTAACGAAGTCAATACTTTAGATTAAGACATTGTAGAGCTCATTGATAAAGAGTGCCACAAATCAATCTCTTGATAAGGAAGATGAGAAGAGGCCCCAGAATCTGAGGGAAAAAACCAAAGGTGAGACGTCAAACTCAGAGCTATGCTAGtttagttttcttttttttttagaattgatCCGTGCTCCTTTACGTAGATAACTTAGCATTCAACCGAGTGCACCATTTAATCTTTTTTGGAGCATGGGTGCCGGCAAATAATATTACTCCATCAATTCTAGGAAATATGtacataaaatatctaatttgGCGGAAAGACCATAGGTTCACGGGCACCATAAATTGCCCCATAAATCCACCCCTGCCTTGAGTTCACCCTTACCCttgtgaaaaataaaagagaaaagagacGTTTAGAATACAACAAATGCCTACTTCAGGGTCGCAAACCCAagactcatatcatatatgatCCATGTGGGACAATATCCAACTAATTACATAACTCTGCTAACTATATTGATACTAATACTTTCCATCTAACATGCCCCCTAAACTCAGAGTGGTGAAAACAACTCAAGATTGTTTATTTAGCAAACTTAcaaactatatatagtctgcAATGACTGGAAAATCTAGCCAGATATACAGGAGATTAGACATGTTAAAGCAAAAATGACGGGTGTAATATCAGGAAAGACATGCACTAAAGACTCTCATTGACATATCAATAATGGATCACAACAAATCAACTTCAGATACACTAAAAGGAAAATGGTATAGAAACCACTTCCACCCTCATGatataaacatgaacaacaAAGGAAGATACTGacatacaaaaataattatcaaaatgtTGAAAGCCAATGTTCTACAATGACGCGCATAGTTTAAAAATCTGCAAACAACATTCAATGTAGCAGATGAAGCATCAGGTGCTGGAAGGAAAATTTCAAATATGGTGGCGGCAAATGAAAGACAGTATCTGAAAGGAATGAGCAGAGGACAGGGTGGTACTCCTCATAGTAAGAGTTTAAAACTATACAACGAAGATGAAACTAGTCTCTTCTGGATGTATCTCACATAATTGGCATAAACCACGAGTAAATGAATGCAACCACATCAACAGCATCAAACATACTGAGACAAAGCAGGCATTTGATTGTAGACCAAATGGAAGAGTACGCCAACCGATTACTGATGCATGAGAAGTAAATGCAGAAAGGTTCACTAAGTATCCATCTTACTTGGCATAATATTACACCCATTAGACATAGGTAGAGAAGCAATTGCACTTGGAACTTGCTGCGTCATCTTCACCTGTTCCGAAAGCAACCTGTTGAATTCAATTATTTGCTCTTTAATCATCAGCTTCAGGTAATATGCTTGGAAAAATTCCTGATTCTCCTCTTCTAGTTTCTGCCAAACTGAAAAACAGGAAGAACATCATAATGCTAAAGAGTTAGGAAACTAGAATCACATAAAAGCTGTAAATTGCTACTCGCCTGTAGGCAATACTGGAAACAAGGACAAAATAAAGAACAGACAGTAAGAAAGTATATTTACATGTTATACAAAACAGCTCATTAGAAGCATTATTAAGCTTCACATTTGTATTAATATCATCTTTCCTCAAATCAGTTTCATGATAATATGCCTGCTAGAGCTGCAAATGCTCATGAGTACATTCATAAGCAGAGGAACAAAACAGATTATACAAAAATATCTTCAATTGCTTCTCGAATGATACAGGTATCTGGTAAAGGTAGCAGCATAACTCACACTGATGAGATCAGTAATCAAATTTACAGAAATGTCAAGTTCAAAGGAAGTCAAAAGCTCTGAACTGAACTTTATCGAAGTGTCTAGCTTTTCCTAAACTTTTTAAATGCAGGAAAGATCCAATTGAGATGAAACATCCAGTTCTAAAATATTACTTCAAAATCTTATCACTGTTCTGGAAAGTTCAACAGATGCAAAATAGCATACATACTAGACTAGAAAACCAAATTTAAGCAACCCAGTCCAAAAGATGAAACTAAGTTCTATTTTGTTCTCATTTTTTAAGTAAAACAAGAATACATAGAAGACACTGATGTTCTTCTACAAGTCTTAAGAGTGTCTATAGTTTTTTCCAGTAGATACTTTCTTCTAGTTTAGCAGTTCTTGCTTTCTTTTACCTGCAAATGTGGCTTCACGGCCTTTTTATGAATTTATTACAAGCTTGTTACCATCTCAAAAAAGGCATGTTTTTaatgagaaagaaagaaaaagaagtctTAATCTTACCGGCAAGGATAATAGTAGATCAAAATTAAGTGAAGGACAAAGTTGCTCAATTTCagataacacatgaaaaatttgACCTTTTTCCCTTTAAAGAATAAATCCATAACTAAGGGTAGACAGAACCAATGGCACTAGTGTTAGAGAGTAGGTACTTCTGTTCAAGAATATTTACATATGTATTCAATTATTCATCAGCAAAGGAAGCAGTCTACTGTAAAAGTTAGAGATAGAAAAAAGACAACAGAGACAGCTAAAAAAAACGGCACACAAATAGAGGGCAGTCAACTAACTATAACAAGCACTAATAAACTCGACTTTCCGAGAATTAAAaggtgattttttaaaaaaaaaattgttaaagaGCATCTGCATGTGTGATAAAAGAGCTAAAACTCATGGGCaaaagaaactctttttgaTAATTTATGATTGGAACTTTCTATGTATATTCTATTGCTTGATAATGTATCTGTTGTTTTATAGGAAGTGTGAGAAATATTGGCAACCATTATTAACCATAGGAAGCTTTGTGTCCCTTATTCGAATCGCTTTTGAAACCTCTGTGTTGCAGGAATTGTCAGGTTCAGTCCTCATTCCACACTACATAGAGGAAGTGAGTGCATGCCTTGAAAATATATAACATACCGAGTTCAGTAAATCTAGGCTCTATGTTGTCCTGGATGAAGAGAGTGTTCACAACTTCTTTCCGACTCATGTATTGCCGAAGACACCGCTCTATCTGATTTTGCACCTGAAATTCAAAACAACCACGCAGATCTCATGATTATTCAATTTGGAACAGCTGGTGATCATCTAAATAGGACACGGTTTTGTTTTATTGGGAGGGGTTTGAAATGGCAATGCTAGTTATGCAATATTGGTTGAAGTCCGTGTTATTAGTGATAACATTCCATAAAGGTTCAAGTGAAATATAAACATAAAAGAAAACCATTTCTCCTTCGACAAATCGATCTCTGTGCCCAAAGAGATGCTATTAGTTGTCAAAATGTTGCTAAGGAGACAAGTCAGAGGATTTTATCAGTTATAGATTATCATCTACATCATCAATAAGACAGCAAAAGATTCTTCCATGTTAATAGGAAGAGGATTGAGTATAAATTCTTGGTGTTTTAGAGAAGTGATAATCAAGTAATTAGAATCATCACAATTTCGTCTCACCTTTTTAACAATTGCGTTTCTTGAAGAATGGTTAATAAATGAGCACAAGGCTAAGCAGAGACAAAGTATAACATGTAGAAGATCACAACTCATCTACAAAAAGATTGAAAGCATACCACTTGTATATCTTCACAAGAGACTTTACGTCCATCCCCGCTCGACATTTTTGAGGGCCCAATTTGAAACTATTGCAATAAAGCTTCTGTACCAATTTTTCAGTAGAAATGTACACCCCAGCTTACGTTCACCATCAATGAGTATATTTCAAGAAGGTAGTCACTTATACCTATTATCCAGCTTCATTGAAAAATGAGCTCAGATTAGCAAATCACATATCAAGGATCAACAAGAGAAATTTAAACGAGGATGCAGGGGCTGACAACATTCACCAAGGCAGTCAAATTGATGAGCCCTAGAGCAACAGGTCATTAAGAAGGGAATAAGGGCTATGTAGGGGATAAAAAGTGATAGAGCGTAAGTGTTAACAAGTACAACAGgaacaaacaaaaaaattggAGAGATATGAGAAGATCTTCAGCCTATGTCCTCATTTCCAGCAAGGTTTTCAGGGAACTCAGAAGAAGCTCAACTAACATCTTACTAGCCAGTATAAACTCGAATAAAAGTACTTGTTATTACAATTTGTTTTTCCTTTGTTTACACATAGAACACATACGTATAAAACCACACCAAAGTCATATGTGAACAACATATTGTGATCATCACAATTAAAAAAAGACACTCCAAGAAAACATGAAACCCAGAAATGTTAAAAGCAATAAACTGGAAATCAAACTGATTATCAATTGAAcaaaatacaatcacgaaccaAACTgaaatacatcaacatggagcAAAATATCTTCAAGAAaacgataaaaaataaaagtaatcaGAAAGCATTAAACTGCCCAAAATGAACCGAAATCAATGGAACAAACATAGTATCAAGAACAAAACTGGAAATGCATCAAGATAGAGAATGCATAAATAAACGATGCAGAACTCACCTACTAGggtaaatattcataaatttcatgCTACTACTTAtggaaagacagagaggagatGCAATTGAAACTAGTCAAACTGATGAACCCTAGAGCAACAGGTCATTAAGAAGGGGAAGAGGGTCTATGTAGGGGACAAGCAGTGATGAGCTTAAATGATAACaagcacaacaacaacaacaacaaatgaAAAAATGGAGTGAATGAGAGGATCTTCTTCAGCCTATGTCTTCATTGCCAGCAAGGTTTTTAGGAAACCCAGATGAAGCTCACCAAACATCTTACTAGTCAGtagaaactcaaaataatagtACATATTAGTCTATTACTACAATTTGTTCTCCTTTGTTTATACATAGAACACAACAACAAGAAGCCCAGTGTGTTCCTACAAGTGAGGTATGAGGAGATTAGAgtgtagagaggttgtttttgaaagaccctcagctcaagtgAAGCAAATCAAAGTACTAATGGAAAGgaacatctactatatatacataaaaaataatcctAACCATGTGTAAAGAGTAATTTCCCGAAGAACTTGGCCCTACCTAGCTCCGCCCGTGATGGTGAACTACATACTACCTCAACTCACCATTTTGAACCTTATACAtcacaatttaaaataaaattgaaacccCTGAAATAAGAAAGCATTAAACTCGACAAACAAACTGATTATCAATTGAAGAAAATACAACCACAAAACCCAACAAATACatcaaaaaagaacaaaataacTTCAAGAAACCAAACCCCAGAAATCAAAaggcatttacttcataaaacAAACTGAAATCAATTGAACAAACACAGTATCAACTATCAAGAACCAAACTTCAAATACATCATAATTGAACAAAATAACTTCAAGAAAACAAAACCCCAGATATCAAAAAGCATTAAACTGCAGAAAACAAACCGAAATCAATTGAACAAACACAGTATCAAGAACCAAACTTtaaatacatcaaaatagaacaaaaataacttcaagaaaataaaatcccACAAATCAGAAAGCAATAAACTGCAGAAAACAAACCAAAATCAATTGAATACACACAGTATCAACTATCAAGAACCAAACTTtaaatacatcaaaatagaacaaaataacttcaagaaaaccAAACCCCACAAATCAGAAAACCAGTAAACTGCAGAAAACAAACCAAAATCAATTGAATACACACAGTATCAAGAACTAAACTGTAAATACATCATACTAAAGAATAAAGTAAATAACTTAAGCAGAACTACTCACCCACTTGAgtaaatttttttcctttttctactTATTTTCAAGTAGAGATATGCAATTGACAGTGTTTtgagggaagaagaagaagagttgTATAAGAATTTTGATTTCAAAAGAAGTGTctttttattgaagaaagggaAAGGTAAACAGGTGATGACGTGGCTATTTCGCCATTGCATAGACTCTCTTTGTGCTTTTCCCTCCTGTAATTccacttaatattttttttcctttttgtttaaGAAAAATTTTCGATTTCTTATTTGGTGTCTAATatctatattaaaatagactcgtATTGCCTAAAGCCCTATTCGGGTGGAAGCActtcttattaaaaaaatatatatattcaaaattt
This window encodes:
- the LOC129887855 gene encoding uncharacterized protein LOC129887855, producing the protein MSSGDGRKVSCEDIQVVQNQIERCLRQYMSRKEVVNTLFIQDNIEPRFTELVWQKLEEENQEFFQAYYLKLMIKEQIIEFNRLLSEQVKMTQQVPSAIASLPMSNGCNIMPMHQNSTCGAAENVGTAAKPNGMHEPVHADRPNAFSNNSSSVLSCMQTAIDIPSQSRKIDVPPNMFLGQPSNMGMRQTMDGRIIKTEPAYGGNSPFAFGPHGSYLESRSAMGDASVSSYSSVESNTQPLNEPLLDAGTSSFGFLGEIPQNFGFSDLTADFTNSSDILESYSRTPFLATDTGNLLDSNGGIERLTNPSENLRYTNFSGD